In Actinomadura citrea, a single window of DNA contains:
- a CDS encoding dihydrofolate reductase family protein: MRRLLPEPAAGGVDPYEAYGDPPRLRLGMVMSADGSVTDAEGWTDGLGGAADFRVFRTLRALADGIVVGAGTVRTGRLGPARLRDDLRARRGGPPAPIVVVSRSLDLDWTLPLFTEAETPTIVVTTRNARAKVPGHLQAVAEGDGDVDLPAAVRALREDLGLDRLLCEGGPSLATALIRASLVDELCLNIAPTLLGGALHTRLLEGLDAEVPLDPAALYLDEGVLFVRYRLLV, encoded by the coding sequence ATGCGCCGTCTGCTGCCCGAGCCCGCCGCCGGCGGCGTCGATCCCTACGAGGCCTACGGGGACCCGCCCCGCCTGCGGCTCGGCATGGTCATGAGCGCGGACGGGTCCGTCACCGACGCCGAGGGCTGGACCGACGGCCTCGGCGGCGCCGCCGACTTCCGCGTCTTCCGGACCCTGCGCGCCCTGGCCGACGGGATCGTCGTCGGTGCCGGGACCGTCCGCACGGGACGCCTCGGCCCGGCGCGCCTGCGCGACGACCTGCGCGCGCGCCGCGGCGGGCCGCCCGCGCCCATCGTCGTGGTGAGCCGCTCCCTCGACCTCGACTGGACGCTCCCGCTGTTCACCGAGGCCGAAACGCCCACCATCGTCGTGACGACCCGGAACGCCAGGGCCAAGGTCCCGGGCCACCTCCAGGCCGTCGCGGAAGGCGACGGCGACGTCGACCTCCCCGCCGCCGTGAGAGCGCTGCGCGAGGACCTCGGCCTCGACCGTCTCCTCTGCGAGGGCGGCCCCTCGCTGGCCACCGCGCTCATCAGGGCGTCCCTCGTGGACGAGCTGTGCCTCAACATCGCCCCCACCCTCCTCGGAGGCGCGCTCCACACCCGCCTGCTGGAGGGCCTGGACGCCGAGGTGCCGCTCGACCCGGCCGCCCTCTACCTGGACGAGGGCGTGCTGTTCGTCCGCTACCGGCTGCTGGTGTAG
- a CDS encoding HelD family protein: MGHRQAGAVNPAREEKAARAAVRVEQEYVSRVYARLDAERDRAATALREGPAAGGGAAFQARVESAIATDEAARRLVRLNAVEHGLCFGRIDHRADADGSGDTFYVGRIGLRDEDHEPVLIDWRATAARPFYTATPGAPGTLARRRHLHLRHREVVRLDDEVFDLEGLEESERGGIVGEAALLATLRRGRTGRMSDVVATIQEEQDQVIRSGLQGVLVVQGGPGTGKTVAALHRAAYLLYTHRDVLERRGVLIVGPNATFLRYIEQVLPGLGETDVALATVGELYPGLKAAAAETPAAAVVKGGLRMAGLVEAAVRDRQRVPAGGLRIEADGLTLVVEADKCEQIRERARALRAPHNIQRRRFVHDMLEALAFNRAEQFDRIMDEPLEEIAKSGGLPAWLQELVDEAEDEPLLDETDLRMAKEALWQDPAVRSALDELWPDLTPERLLTDFYASAEAVARVGAEAGLSPDERALLHRPPGSPWTISDVPLLDEAAELLGKDDSDDRARARAAQAALAEEERYAREVMQTTDGTEMILASDLISASELAERHHDAGPRLTTAQRAMADREWAYGHVIVDEAQELSEMAWRTVMRRVPTRSLTVVGDIAQTGSAAGAASWGQMLDRYVPGRWREQRLMVNYRTPAAIMKVAADVLAAVAPDQTPPEPVRDDGPPPAAVALPVEELPSLVRSELVLVTGGEDIGGAFKEGRLAVIASAARHAGVLRALPDAAVGATPEALDSPVVVLTAEEAKGLEFDSVVVVDPSGILAESAKGGQDLYVSLTRATRRLTVVHDGDLPPLLSALE, from the coding sequence ATGGGACATCGTCAAGCGGGCGCTGTCAACCCCGCACGGGAAGAGAAGGCGGCGCGGGCCGCCGTGCGCGTCGAGCAGGAGTACGTGTCCCGCGTGTACGCGCGGCTCGACGCCGAAAGGGACAGGGCCGCGACCGCGCTGCGGGAGGGCCCGGCGGCGGGCGGCGGCGCCGCCTTCCAGGCGCGGGTCGAGAGCGCCATCGCCACCGACGAGGCGGCCCGGCGGCTCGTCCGGCTGAACGCCGTCGAGCACGGCCTGTGCTTCGGGCGCATCGACCACCGCGCCGACGCGGACGGCTCCGGCGACACCTTTTACGTCGGCCGCATCGGCCTGCGCGACGAGGACCACGAGCCCGTCCTGATCGACTGGCGCGCCACCGCGGCCCGGCCGTTCTACACCGCCACTCCGGGGGCGCCCGGCACCCTCGCGCGCCGCCGCCACCTGCACCTGCGCCACCGCGAGGTCGTCCGGCTGGACGACGAGGTGTTCGACCTGGAGGGCCTGGAGGAGTCCGAGCGCGGCGGCATCGTCGGCGAGGCCGCCCTGCTGGCCACCCTCCGCCGCGGCAGGACGGGCCGGATGAGCGACGTCGTCGCGACCATCCAGGAGGAGCAGGACCAGGTCATCCGCTCCGGCCTCCAGGGGGTGCTGGTCGTCCAGGGGGGCCCCGGCACCGGCAAGACGGTCGCCGCGCTGCACCGGGCCGCCTACCTCCTCTACACGCACCGCGACGTCCTGGAGCGGCGCGGCGTCCTCATCGTGGGCCCGAACGCCACGTTCCTGCGCTACATCGAGCAGGTGCTCCCCGGCCTGGGCGAGACGGACGTCGCGCTCGCCACGGTCGGCGAGCTGTACCCGGGGCTCAAGGCGGCGGCCGCCGAGACGCCCGCGGCCGCCGTCGTCAAGGGCGGCCTGCGCATGGCCGGCCTCGTGGAGGCGGCCGTCCGCGACCGGCAGCGCGTCCCCGCCGGCGGGCTGCGCATCGAGGCCGACGGCCTCACCCTGGTCGTGGAGGCCGACAAGTGCGAGCAGATCCGTGAACGCGCCCGTGCCCTGCGCGCCCCGCACAACATCCAGCGGCGCCGCTTCGTCCACGACATGCTGGAGGCGCTCGCCTTCAACCGGGCCGAGCAGTTCGACCGCATCATGGACGAGCCGCTCGAAGAGATCGCCAAGTCCGGCGGGCTGCCCGCCTGGCTCCAGGAGCTGGTCGACGAGGCCGAGGACGAGCCCCTTCTGGACGAGACGGACCTCCGCATGGCCAAGGAGGCCCTCTGGCAGGATCCGGCCGTCAGGTCCGCCCTGGACGAGCTCTGGCCGGACCTGACCCCCGAGCGGCTCCTCACCGACTTCTACGCCTCCGCCGAGGCGGTGGCGCGCGTGGGCGCCGAGGCCGGCCTCTCCCCTGACGAGCGGGCGCTCCTGCACCGCCCGCCCGGCTCACCGTGGACGATCTCCGACGTCCCCCTGCTGGACGAGGCCGCCGAGCTCCTCGGCAAGGACGACTCCGACGACAGGGCCCGCGCCCGTGCGGCGCAGGCCGCGCTCGCCGAGGAGGAGCGCTACGCCCGCGAGGTCATGCAGACGACCGACGGCACCGAGATGATCCTGGCGAGCGACCTGATCTCCGCGAGCGAGCTGGCCGAGCGCCACCACGACGCCGGCCCGCGCCTCACCACCGCCCAGCGCGCCATGGCCGACCGCGAATGGGCCTACGGCCACGTCATCGTGGACGAGGCGCAGGAGCTCTCGGAGATGGCGTGGCGGACCGTGATGCGCCGCGTCCCGACGCGCTCCCTCACGGTCGTCGGCGACATCGCCCAGACCGGCAGCGCGGCCGGCGCGGCGTCGTGGGGCCAGATGCTCGACCGCTACGTCCCGGGCCGGTGGCGCGAGCAGCGGCTCATGGTCAACTACCGCACCCCCGCCGCCATCATGAAGGTCGCCGCGGACGTCCTGGCCGCCGTCGCCCCGGACCAGACGCCGCCCGAACCGGTCCGCGACGACGGGCCGCCGCCGGCCGCGGTCGCGCTTCCGGTCGAGGAGCTGCCGTCCCTCGTCCGCTCGGAGCTGGTCCTCGTGACCGGCGGCGAGGACATCGGCGGCGCCTTCAAGGAGGGCCGCCTCGCCGTCATCGCCTCGGCGGCGCGCCACGCCGGCGTGCTGCGGGCTCTCCCGGACGCCGC
- the glgX gene encoding glycogen debranching protein GlgX produces the protein MREVWPGDPYPLGATWDGTGTNFALFSEVARRVELCLFDDEGRETRRDLPEVDGFVWHGYLPGIGPGQRYGYRVHGPFDPREGHRCNPSKLLLDPYGKAVAGVTPGELIRWNEALFSYRFADPDALNEDDSAPYMPKNVVVNPFFDWGDDRSPRVPYHESVIYEAHVKGLTKLHPAVPEEQRGTYAGLAHPVMIDHLLDLGVTAVELMPVHQSVPEHALVARGLDNYWGYNTIGFFAPHNSYSSSGQSGEQVLEFKAMVRALHEAGIEVILDVVYNHTAEGDHLGPTLSFRGIDNASYYRLRDDDKRYHLDYTGCGNSLNVRNPHALQLIMDSLRYWILDMHVDGFRFDLASALARELHDVDRLAAFFDLVQQDPVVSQVKLIAEPWDVGEGGYQVGNFPPLWTEWNGKYRDTVRDFWRGSYATMPEFASRLTGSSDLYEHSSRRPFASINFVTCHDGFTLTDLVSYDHKHNEANGEDNRDGTDDNRSWNCGVEGPTRDPGVLDLRARQRRNFLATLFLSQGVPMLSHGDEIGRTQQGNNNAYCQDNEIAWVHWEDSGDMEFVRLLSRLRHDHPVFRRRRFFTGTGRGAAADIAWLTPAGESMTDQDWNVGFAKSLGVFLNGDAITEPDPRGRRVRDDSFLLLVNAGSEPVEFTLPGAEYGERWEFALDTAEPGAVGDRPRLKARDVVPVGDRALLVLRRGA, from the coding sequence ATGCGGGAGGTATGGCCCGGGGATCCCTATCCGCTGGGTGCCACCTGGGACGGCACGGGCACGAACTTCGCGCTGTTCTCGGAGGTGGCCCGGCGGGTCGAGCTGTGCCTGTTCGACGACGAGGGGCGTGAGACGCGGCGGGACCTGCCCGAGGTGGACGGGTTCGTCTGGCACGGCTACCTGCCCGGCATCGGGCCCGGCCAGCGCTACGGGTACCGGGTGCACGGGCCGTTCGACCCCCGCGAGGGGCACCGCTGCAACCCCTCCAAGCTGCTGCTCGATCCGTACGGCAAGGCCGTCGCGGGCGTCACGCCGGGCGAGCTGATCCGCTGGAACGAGGCGCTGTTCTCCTACCGGTTCGCCGACCCGGACGCGCTGAACGAGGACGACAGCGCCCCGTACATGCCGAAGAACGTGGTGGTCAACCCGTTCTTCGACTGGGGCGACGACCGGTCGCCGCGCGTCCCCTACCACGAGAGCGTCATCTACGAGGCGCACGTGAAGGGCCTGACGAAGCTGCACCCGGCCGTCCCCGAGGAGCAGCGCGGCACGTACGCCGGGCTCGCGCACCCGGTGATGATCGACCACCTCCTCGACCTCGGGGTGACGGCGGTCGAGCTGATGCCGGTGCACCAGTCGGTCCCCGAGCACGCCCTGGTGGCGCGGGGCCTGGACAACTACTGGGGCTACAACACGATCGGGTTCTTCGCGCCGCACAACTCCTACAGCTCCTCGGGGCAGTCCGGCGAGCAGGTGCTGGAGTTCAAGGCGATGGTCCGCGCCCTGCACGAGGCGGGCATCGAGGTCATCCTGGACGTCGTCTACAACCACACGGCCGAGGGCGACCACCTGGGCCCGACGCTGTCGTTCCGGGGCATCGACAACGCCTCGTACTACCGGCTGCGCGACGACGACAAGCGCTACCACCTCGACTACACCGGCTGCGGCAACTCGCTGAACGTCCGGAACCCGCACGCGCTGCAGCTCATCATGGACTCGCTGCGCTACTGGATCCTGGACATGCACGTCGACGGGTTCCGCTTCGACCTCGCCTCGGCGCTGGCCCGCGAACTGCACGACGTCGACCGCCTGGCCGCGTTCTTCGACCTCGTCCAGCAGGACCCCGTCGTGTCCCAGGTGAAGCTCATCGCCGAGCCGTGGGACGTGGGCGAGGGCGGCTACCAGGTCGGCAACTTCCCGCCGCTGTGGACGGAGTGGAACGGCAAGTACCGCGACACGGTCCGCGACTTCTGGCGCGGCTCGTACGCGACCATGCCGGAGTTCGCGTCCCGGCTGACCGGCTCCTCCGACCTGTACGAGCACAGCTCGCGCCGACCGTTCGCGTCCATCAACTTCGTGACCTGCCACGACGGGTTCACGCTCACCGACCTCGTGTCCTACGACCACAAGCACAACGAGGCCAACGGCGAGGACAACCGGGACGGCACCGACGACAACCGGTCCTGGAACTGCGGCGTCGAGGGCCCCACCCGCGACCCCGGGGTCCTCGACCTGCGGGCGCGGCAGCGCCGCAACTTCCTCGCCACGCTGTTCCTGTCGCAGGGCGTGCCGATGCTCTCCCACGGGGACGAGATCGGCCGCACGCAACAGGGCAACAACAACGCCTACTGCCAGGACAACGAGATCGCCTGGGTCCACTGGGAGGACTCGGGCGACATGGAGTTCGTCCGGCTCCTGTCCCGGCTGCGGCACGACCACCCGGTGTTCCGGCGCCGCCGCTTCTTCACCGGGACGGGCCGCGGCGCCGCCGCCGACATCGCCTGGCTGACCCCGGCCGGCGAGAGCATGACCGACCAGGACTGGAACGTCGGCTTCGCCAAGTCCCTCGGCGTGTTCCTCAACGGCGACGCCATCACCGAGCCCGACCCGCGCGGCCGGCGCGTCCGGGACGACTCCTTCCTGCTGCTGGTCAACGCCGGGTCGGAGCCGGTCGAGTTCACGCTGCCCGGCGCCGAGTACGGCGAGCGCTGGGAGTTCGCCCTCGACACCGCCGAGCCCGGCGCCGTCGGCGACCGTCCCCGCCTCAAGGCCCGCGACGTCGTGCCGGTCGGGGACCGCGCGCTGCTCGTGCTGCGGCGCGGGGCGTGA
- a CDS encoding ATP-dependent DNA ligase, which yields MDLPISPPLPPMLAKAVKTMPKGDLLYEPKWDGFRCIVFRDGDEVELSSRGEKPLTRYFPELVEAVRRELPERCVVDGEIVLPKGTRLDFDGLQQRIHPAASRIKLLSEQTPASFVAFDLLALGDESLMEVPLGERRQRLVDALAGAKAPIHVTPASDSYELALRWFDEFEGAGLDGVIAKPRDVPYEPDKRVLFKVKHERTADCVVAGFRWHKSGPIVGSLLLGLYNTDGNLQHVGVAASFTMKRRAELVEELEPYRLQDLAQHPWAAWANQTEATVDRMPGAISRWTGKKDLSWVPLRPELVVEVAYEAMEGDRFRHTARFRNWRPDRTPDSCTYAQLEVPVAYDLDDIFDGPATSPRVDR from the coding sequence ATGGACCTGCCGATCAGCCCGCCGCTGCCGCCGATGCTGGCCAAGGCGGTCAAGACCATGCCCAAGGGCGACCTGCTGTACGAGCCGAAGTGGGACGGGTTCCGCTGCATCGTCTTCCGCGACGGTGACGAGGTGGAGCTGTCCAGCCGCGGCGAGAAGCCGCTCACCCGCTACTTTCCCGAACTGGTCGAGGCCGTGCGGCGCGAGCTGCCCGAGCGGTGCGTGGTGGACGGCGAGATCGTGCTGCCCAAGGGGACGCGCCTCGACTTCGACGGCCTCCAGCAGCGCATCCACCCGGCCGCGTCACGGATCAAGCTCCTGTCGGAGCAGACCCCGGCGTCGTTCGTGGCGTTCGACCTGCTCGCCCTCGGGGACGAGTCGCTGATGGAGGTGCCGCTCGGCGAGCGGCGGCAGCGGCTCGTCGACGCCCTGGCCGGGGCGAAGGCGCCGATCCACGTCACGCCCGCGTCCGACTCCTACGAGCTGGCGCTGCGCTGGTTCGACGAGTTCGAGGGCGCCGGGCTGGACGGCGTCATCGCCAAGCCGCGGGACGTCCCGTACGAGCCCGACAAGCGCGTCCTGTTCAAGGTCAAGCACGAGCGGACGGCCGACTGCGTGGTGGCGGGCTTCCGCTGGCACAAGTCGGGGCCCATCGTGGGGTCGCTGCTGCTCGGGCTCTACAACACCGACGGCAACCTCCAGCACGTCGGCGTCGCGGCCTCGTTCACGATGAAGCGCCGCGCCGAACTGGTCGAGGAGCTGGAGCCCTACCGGCTGCAGGATCTCGCCCAGCACCCGTGGGCCGCGTGGGCGAACCAGACGGAGGCGACCGTCGACCGCATGCCCGGCGCGATCTCCCGCTGGACCGGCAAGAAGGACCTCAGCTGGGTTCCGCTGCGTCCGGAGCTGGTGGTCGAGGTGGCGTACGAGGCGATGGAGGGCGACCGGTTCCGGCACACCGCCCGGTTCCGGAACTGGCGTCCCGACCGGACGCCCGACTCCTGCACCTACGCCCAGCTGGAGGTGCCGGTGGCCTACGACCTCGACGACATCTTCGACGGCCCCGCGACGAGCCCGCGCGTGGACCGCTGA
- a CDS encoding alkaline phosphatase D family protein, whose translation MADSARPLNRRAFLASSGLATSGLLTAVAVTGAPGTAQAAPRGRALPADPFTLGVASGDPEPDGFVLWTRLALDPHDENGLGGMPARTVPVRWEVSSDSRFRRIDRRGTAAARPDAAHSVHVELNGLRPGRDYWYRFRVDGHVSPVGRTRTAPHPATFGPALAMAFVSCSQFEHGYFTAYRRLAEEHPDLVLHLGDYQYEYKKGVYTIPGGNVRDHEGPETVRLADYRLRHAQYKTDRDLQAAHQAAPWLVVFDDHEVENNWADLIPEEGSDTPSEDAFRARRAAAFKAYYENMPLRRRSIPAGPDIQVYRRVRWGRLANFHMLDTRQFRDDQGCGDGYKDCPAATDPKRSITGDEQERWLLDGFRRSTARWDVLGQQVFFAQRDNTAGPVKKTSMDSWDGYAASRDRITKGWLDAEVRNPVVLTGDVHAHWASDLKADYDDPNSRTVGSELVCTSITSTGDGADSDPAAHPYLKINPHLRFYNNQRGYVLTRIGKEEMRADFKTLPTVRTPGADISTKATFVIEDRVPGVHQAYLRPYASAKAAAQPDQELIRQTVRNETQP comes from the coding sequence ATGGCCGACTCCGCCCGCCCGCTGAACCGGCGCGCCTTCCTCGCCTCCAGCGGGCTCGCCACCAGCGGACTCCTCACCGCCGTCGCCGTGACCGGCGCACCCGGCACCGCCCAGGCAGCCCCCCGCGGCCGCGCCCTGCCCGCCGATCCGTTCACCCTCGGCGTTGCCTCCGGCGACCCCGAACCCGACGGGTTCGTCCTCTGGACCCGCCTGGCCCTGGACCCGCACGACGAGAACGGCCTCGGCGGCATGCCCGCCCGGACCGTCCCCGTCCGCTGGGAGGTCTCCTCCGACTCGCGGTTCCGCCGCATCGACCGGCGCGGCACCGCCGCCGCCCGCCCCGACGCCGCCCACTCCGTCCACGTCGAACTGAACGGCCTGCGCCCCGGCCGCGACTACTGGTACCGCTTCCGCGTGGACGGCCACGTCTCCCCGGTCGGGCGGACGCGCACCGCTCCCCACCCGGCCACCTTCGGCCCCGCCCTCGCCATGGCCTTCGTGTCGTGCTCGCAGTTCGAGCACGGCTACTTCACCGCGTACCGGCGGCTGGCCGAGGAGCACCCCGACCTGGTCCTGCACCTGGGCGACTACCAGTACGAGTACAAGAAGGGCGTCTACACGATCCCGGGCGGCAACGTCCGCGACCACGAGGGCCCCGAGACGGTCAGGCTCGCGGACTACCGGCTGCGGCACGCCCAGTACAAGACCGATCGGGACCTGCAGGCCGCGCACCAGGCCGCCCCGTGGCTCGTCGTGTTCGACGACCACGAAGTCGAGAACAACTGGGCCGACCTCATCCCCGAGGAAGGCTCCGACACGCCCTCCGAGGACGCCTTCCGCGCCCGCCGCGCCGCCGCGTTCAAGGCCTACTACGAGAACATGCCGCTGCGCCGCCGGTCCATCCCCGCGGGCCCCGACATCCAGGTCTACCGGCGGGTGCGGTGGGGCCGCCTGGCCAACTTCCACATGCTCGACACCCGCCAGTTCCGCGACGACCAGGGCTGCGGCGACGGCTACAAGGACTGCCCCGCCGCCACCGACCCGAAGCGCTCCATCACCGGCGACGAGCAGGAGCGGTGGCTGCTCGACGGCTTCCGCCGCTCCACCGCCCGGTGGGACGTCCTCGGCCAGCAGGTGTTCTTCGCCCAGCGCGACAACACCGCCGGGCCCGTCAAGAAGACCTCGATGGACTCCTGGGACGGGTACGCCGCCTCCCGCGACCGGATCACCAAGGGCTGGCTGGACGCCGAGGTCCGCAACCCCGTCGTCCTCACCGGCGACGTCCACGCGCACTGGGCGAGCGACCTGAAGGCCGACTACGACGACCCGAACTCCAGGACGGTCGGCTCGGAGCTGGTGTGCACCTCCATCACCAGCACCGGCGACGGCGCGGACTCCGACCCCGCCGCCCACCCCTACCTCAAGATCAACCCGCACCTGCGCTTCTACAACAACCAGCGCGGCTACGTGCTGACGAGGATCGGCAAGGAGGAGATGAGGGCCGACTTCAAGACGCTCCCGACCGTCCGGACCCCGGGCGCCGACATCTCCACCAAGGCGACGTTCGTCATCGAGGACCGCGTCCCCGGCGTCCACCAGGCCTACCTGCGGCCCTACGCCTCGGCGAAGGCGGCGGCGCAGCCGGATCAGGAGCTGATCAGGCAGACCGTCCGGAACGAGACCCAGCCCTGA
- a CDS encoding GNAT family N-acetyltransferase has protein sequence MYGPIADTIRTQRLVLEPLAVHHADEMAPVLDDPRLHRHIGGEPLTRDELRARYAHLVAGPAPYHQECWLNWIVRRARDGQAVGYVQATVAPAPPGFAVTPAAAGSTITPGPPRPAASVAWVIGMPYQGFGFATEAARALLDWLAAHGVRDVVATVAPDNRASAAVASRIGLRRTGETRDEEVVWRLPRGAARE, from the coding sequence GTGTACGGGCCGATCGCCGACACCATCCGCACCCAGCGCCTCGTCCTGGAGCCGCTGGCGGTCCACCACGCGGACGAGATGGCCCCCGTTCTGGACGACCCGCGCCTGCACCGCCACATCGGCGGCGAGCCCCTCACGCGCGACGAGCTGCGCGCCCGCTACGCGCACCTGGTCGCCGGCCCGGCGCCCTACCACCAGGAGTGCTGGCTGAACTGGATCGTCCGCCGCGCCCGGGACGGGCAGGCCGTCGGCTACGTGCAGGCGACGGTCGCGCCGGCGCCGCCGGGGTTCGCCGTGACGCCCGCCGCGGCCGGGTCGACGATCACGCCGGGCCCGCCGCGGCCCGCCGCGTCGGTCGCCTGGGTGATCGGCATGCCGTACCAGGGGTTCGGGTTCGCCACCGAGGCCGCCCGCGCGCTGCTGGACTGGCTCGCGGCGCACGGCGTGCGCGACGTCGTCGCGACCGTCGCCCCGGACAACCGCGCGTCCGCGGCCGTCGCGTCCAGGATCGGGCTGCGCCGCACCGGGGAGACCCGCGACGAGGAGGTCGTCTGGCGCCTCCCCCGCGGGGCCGCGCGGGAATGA